One Primulina tabacum isolate GXHZ01 chromosome 10, ASM2559414v2, whole genome shotgun sequence DNA segment encodes these proteins:
- the LOC142505891 gene encoding COP9 signalosome complex subunit 8 — translation MAFTALSGALASKSYDQIADICDNLMLQVSSEGVAFKEDWPYAIHLLGHIYVNDINSARFLWKMIPLAVKDSQPEVSAVWKIGQRLWARDHVGVHEAIREFNWGPDTQSVVAAFSELYTKRMFELLLSGYSIISIQDTALFLGMNEDDATNYTLQHGWTLDATSRMLTVKKRVVAAEQKVDPSKLQQLTEYVFHLEH, via the exons ATGGCTTTCACGGCTCTGTCAGGTGCCTTGGCCTCCAAGTCCTATGACCAGATCGCGGATATATGCGACAACCTCATGCTCCAG GTTTCTTCCGAAGGCGTCGCGTTTAAGGAAGATTGGCCTTATGCCATTCATCTTCTGGGCCACATTTACGTCAATGACAT TAACAGTGCTAGATTTTTGTGGAAGATGATACCGTTGGCAGTGAAGGATAGCCAGCCAGAGGTTTCGGCTGTTTGGAAAATTGGGCAGAGGCTGTGGGCAAGGGATCATGTCGGTGTTCATGAGGCGATTCGGGAGTTTAATTGGGGTCCTGATACTCAGAGCGTTGTGGCAGCTTTCTCAG AACTTTACACCAAAAGGATGTTTGAATTGCTGCTTTCTGGTTACTCGATCATCAGCATCCAAGATACTGCTCTTTTCCTTGGAATGAATGAAGATGATGCTACTAACT ACACGCTGCAGCATGGCTGGACCCTGGATGCCACCTCGAGAATGCTCACAGTGAAGAAGCGGGTGGTTGCAGCAGAGCAGAAAGTGGATCCCAGTAAACTGCAGCAGTTGACGGAATATGTATTCCACCTGGAGCATTGA
- the LOC142505349 gene encoding coatomer subunit delta-2-like isoform X1 — translation MVVLVASIISKSGKALVSRQFVDMSRIRIEGYLAAFPKLVGTGKQHTYVETENVRYVYQPIESLYLLLVTNKQSNILEDLETLRLLSKLVPEYSYTLDEEGIGNTAFEILFAFDEVISLGHRENVTVAQVKQYCEMESHEEKLHKLVLQSKINETKDVMKRKASEIDKIKIERNRGDKGGFMSLQSMGSGRIDTGFGSDTSISSNSGGFGSGSVFGLSTDLEPQSSTSKGRPPASASAPPKGLGMKLGKTQRTNQFLESLKAEGDVIIEDVRQCIGQSKPVAPPPSDPVTLIVEEKLNVTLKQDGGIGSFDLQGTLSLQILNQDDGLIQVQIETGGNPGIHFKTHPNVNKELFSGENILGLKDPNKPFPTGQGGDGVGLLKWRMQSADESFLPLSINCWLSVSGNETYVNLEYEVPPMLDLQNVVISIPLPALRDPPRVQQIDGEWRYDSRKSILEWAIVLIDNSNRSGSMEFVIPAVDTSELFPISVRFTSTSTFSDLKVINILPLKGGNPPKFSQRKLLSTENYQVV, via the exons ATG GTCGTGCTTGTCGCTAGCATTATTAGTAAATCTGGCAAAG CCCTTGTTTCAAGGCAGTTCGTTGATATGTCTCGGATACGAATTGAGGGATACCTTGCAGCCTTCCCCAAATTGGTTGGAACAGGAAAACAGCACACATATGTTGAGACTGAAAATGTTCGTTATGTTTACCAGCCGATAGAGTCCCTGTACTTGCTTCTTGTCACAAATAAACAGAGCAACattcttgaagatttggagacattgaGGCTACTTTCAAAGCTT GTTCCTGAATATTCTTATACACTAGATGAAGAGGGCATTGGCAATACCGCTTTTGAGATTCTTTTTGCGTTTGACGAGGTCATCTCTCTGGGACACAGAGAAAATGTTACAGTTGCACAAGTCAAACAGTACTGTGAGATGGAAAGTCATGAAGAGAAATTGCATAAGCTGGTATTACAAAGCAAAATCAACGAGACTAAGGATGTCATGAAGCGTAAAGCTAGTGAAATTGACAAAATCAAG ATTGAGAGGAATAGGGGTGATAAAGGAGGATTCATGTCTTTGCAGTCAATGGGTTCTGGAAGAATTGACACTGGCTTTGGCAGTGACACCAGCATATCTAGTAATAGTGGTGGTTTTGGGAGTGGCTCAGTCTTTGGATTAAGCACAGACTTGGAACCCCAATCCTCTACTTCTAAAG GTCGTCCACCAGCATCTGCATCAGCTCCACCAAAAGGTCTTGGTATGAAGCTGGGGAAAACTCAAAGGACCAACCAATTTTTGGAATCTCTCAAAGCTGAAGGTGACGTGATTATTGAAGATGTGAGACAATGCATTGGTCAGTCCAAACCAGTTGCACCACCACCCAGTGATCCTGTTACATTAATTGTCGAAGAAAAGCTTAATGTAACTTTAAAGCAGGATGGTGGTATTGGAAGCTTTGATTTGCAGGGTACACTGTCACTCCAAATACTTAACCAAGACGACGGACTCATCCAAGTCCAG aTTGAAACTGGTGGCAATCCAGGAATCCATTTTAAAACACACCCCAATGTCAACAAAGAACTGTTTTCGGGTGAAAATATACTAGGTCTCAAGGATCCAAATAAGCCATTCCCTACTGGTCAAGGTGGTGATGGTGTTGGTCTGCTGAAGTGGAGAATGCAGAGTGCGGATGAGTcttttttaccattatcaa TTAACTGCTGGCTCTCTGTTTCTGGAAACGAAACCTATGTAAACTTGGAGTATGAAGTTCCACCAATGTTAGATCTACAAAATGTTGTCATTTCAATTCCTCTTCCTGCTCTGCGAGATCCACCAAGAGTACAACAGATTGATGGGGAGTGGAG GTATGATTCCAGAAAGTCTATTTTAGAGTGGGCTATCGTGCTCATTGATAACTCAAATCGCAG TGGATCCATGGAATTTGTAATTCCTGCAGTAGACACTTCTGAGCTTTTCCCAATTTCTGTGCGTTTTACTTCTACAAGCACTTTCAGTGATCTCAAG GTTATCAACATTTTACCACTGAAGGGAGGGAATCCACCAAAATTTTCCCAGAGAAAACTGCTTTCTACAGAAAATTACCAAGTTGTGTGA
- the LOC142506128 gene encoding pentatricopeptide repeat-containing protein At5g04780, mitochondrial, producing the protein MNALCFINKPCSRFNLKFHVYISSIASSKLEPSVQEEYHVGICTKSNFVDILHNFIKKCAKQRTILQGKACHAQVVHYGLQADIWTSNMLVNMYSKCGDVGYSRKAFDEMRNRSVVSWNTIIGSYTQNGNGEEALKLFLRMLRESSEFSEFALSSVLCACAANFLVFESKELHALSVKVSMLSNTFVSTALLDVYAKCHLIGDAFQLFELMPEKSDVTWSSMMAGFVHNELYEEAFSLFQRVQRSGVEFNMFIISSVLSACAALAALIEGRQVHTVACKSGFCTNAYISSALIDVYAKCGSIKESHLVFVNTEEKSVVLWNTMISGFARHARSLEAMILFEKMQQMLLCPNDVTYVSMLSACAHMGLDDKGRKYFDMLKKDHNLTPNVFHFSCMVDILGRTGHLQEAKDLIEKMPLEATASMWGSLLASCRVYRAVEIAEIAAKKLFQIEPNNAGNHVILSNIYAANGKWQDVASARKLLKSSDAKKERGKSWIEIKDKVHSFMAGESTHPRISEIHSRLDSFLEDVEKRGFKGRVELELHDVEDDCKRELLKHHSEKLAFIFGLMCLPPNVPIRIMKNLRICGDCHEFMTVASSVTNREIIVRDNNRFHHCRDGYCSCGEFW; encoded by the coding sequence ATGAACGCCTTATGTTTCATCAACAAGCCTTGCTCAAGATTTAATCTTAAATTTCACGTATACATTTCATCTATTGCCTCTTCTAAACTTGAGCCTTCAGTCCAAGAAGAGTACCATGTTGGAATTTGTACAAAATCCAACTTTGTTGATATCCTGcataactttattaaaaaatgTGCGAAGCAGAGAACAATTCTTCAAGGCAAAGCTTGTCATGCTCAGGTTGTGCACTATGGCTTGCAAGCAGACATTTGGACCTCGAATATGCTTGTTAACATGTACTCTAAGTGCGGCGATGTGGGTTACTCACGGAAAGCGTTCGATGAAATGCGTAATAGAAGTGTGGTTTCTTGGAACACTATTATTGGGTCGTATACACAAAATGGTAACGGAGAAGAGGCTCTGAAACTTTTTTTGAGGATGTTGAGAGAAAGTTCTGAGTTCAGTGAGTTTGCTTTGTCAAGTGTTCTCTGCGCCTGTGCGGCAAACTTTTTAGTGTTTGAAAGTAAGGAATTGCATGCCCTTTCAGTCAAGGTGTCCATGTTATCGAACACATTTGTGAGTACTGCTTTGCTCGATGTTTATGCCAAGTGTCATTTAATTGGTGATGCTTTTCAGTTATTTGAATTGATGCCTGAAAAAAGTGATGTGACTTGGAGTTCAATGATGGCTGGGTTTGTACACAATGAGCTTTATGAAGAGGCATTTAGTTTGTTTCAAAGGGTACAAAGGTCCGGTGTAGAATTTAATATGTTCATCATTTCATCGGTTCTCAGTGCTTGTGCTGCCTTGGCTGCATTAATAGAAGGGAGGCAAGTACATACGGTAGCATGTAAATCCGGTTTTTGCACAAATGCATACATTTCATCTGCTCTTATAGATGTATATGCTAAATGTGGAAGCATTAAAGAATCTCACCTTGTGTTTGTTAACACAGAGGAGAAAAGTGTTGTGCTATGGAACACAATGATTTCGGGGTTTGCTCGACATGCTAGATCTTTAGAGGCAATGATATTATTTGAGAAAATGCAGCAGATGCTTTTGTGCCCGAATGATGTAACATATGTCTCTATGTTATCTGCCTGTGCGCATATGGGTCTGGATGACAAGGGGcgtaaatattttgacatgcTGAAAAAAGATCATAACTTGACACCCAATGTGTTTCACTTCTCATGTATGGTTGATATCCTAGGTAGGACGGGACATCTCCAAGAAGCTAAGGATTTAATCGAAAAGATGCCGCTCGAGGCAACAGCCTCCATGTGGGGCTCTCTTTTAGCATCTTGTCGGGTTTACCGGGCTGTTGAGATTGCGGAGATTGCTGCAAAGAAATTGTTTCAGATAGAACCAAATAACGCAGGGAATCATGTAATTCTCTCCAACATATATGCTGCAAATGGGAAATGGCAGGACGTTGCATCTGCAAGGAAGCTTCTGAAAAGCAGTGACGCTAAGAAGGAGAGAGGTAAGAGTTGGATTGAAATTAAGGATAAAGTTCACTCATTCATGGCAGGGGAGAGTACTCATCCAAGAATTTCGGAGATTCATTCAAGGCTGGATAGTTTTCTTGAAGATGTGGAGAAACGGGGTTTCAAAGGTCGTGTCGAACTTGAACTGCATGATGTCGAAGATGACTGCAAAAGGGAACTACTGAAACACCATAGCGAGAAGCTAGCCTTTATTTTTGGGCTAATGTGCTTACCTCCAAATGTACCTATAAGAATCATGAAGAACCTTAGGATCTGTGGGGATTGTCACGAGTTTATGACGGTTGCCTCCAGTGTGACGAATCGGGAGATTATTGTCCGGGATAACAATCGGTTTCACCATTGTAGGGATGGATATTGCTCATGTGGAGAATTTTGGTAG
- the LOC142505867 gene encoding cold-regulated protein 27-like isoform X2: MEGNCLPEMPSAPRGDFGCVNELTRSNLDTLAPNGEDILRRTAKALPDDCAQWTNEKHSSYLTHLEVSFVKHLHCSMDLLVQNSGKNQVDRNISRKRPANVQTAAEQFTVSRDGYCPSINNERDQPFSHVSSDTHNSLSSRCTDNFKCIQRYRQPLSADMHQFLKLHCMKKHNNGKVIVSPQLATCSKQFSACKPVKADSFHLMKEGMGQNFVDQDNSNNNSQAKRLKTALADD; this comes from the exons ATGGAAGGAAATTGTCTGCCGGAAATGCCGTCGGCGCCGCGGGGGGATTTTGGTTGCGTTAATGAGTTAACTCGGTCGAACTTGGACACTTTAGCTCCGAATGGCGAAGATATTTTACGTCGCACGGCGAAAGCGCTGCCG GATGACTGCGCTCAGTGGACAAACGAGAAGCACAGTTCATATCTTACTCATTTGGAAGTGTCATTTGTAAAACATTTGCATTGTTCAATGGATTTGCTTGTGCAGAACTCTGGGAAGAACCAAGTAGAcagaaatatttctcgaaagcGACCAGCGAATGTCCAAACTGCTGCTGAGCAG TTTACTGTTTCAAGGGATGGTTATTGTCCAAGCATCAATAATGAAAGAGACCAGCCTTTTTCCCATGTTTCTTCTGATACCCATAATTCTCTCTCGAGTCGTTGCACAGATAATTTCAAATGCATCCAAAGGTATCGCCAGCCACTATCAGCTGACATGCATCAATTCCTAAAGCTTCACTGTATGAAGAAACACAACAATGGAAAAGTGATAGTCTCTCCTCAGTTGGCAACATGTTCGAAGCAATTTTCTGCCTGTAAACCAGTAAAAGCTGATTCATTTCACTTAATGAAAG AGGGTATGGGGCAGAATTTTGTGGATCAAGATAATTCAAATAACAATTCTCAGGCAAAGAGATTGAAGACAGCATTAGCAG ATGACTGA
- the LOC142505868 gene encoding ethylene-responsive transcription factor ERF109-like, which produces MNGSLPTAARMSREEEVSIMVSALKNVIAGVGGADATENDQLTESSWHFDGGAATTSSGVSLSVSEDGETCGLCRIDGCLGCNLFMDEESYNVPDKAEERKRKKKRKNYRGVRQRPWGKWAAEIRDPRQAKRVWLGTFETAEDAARAYDRKAIEFRGPRAKLNFPFADYTTDATPYNTTPIT; this is translated from the coding sequence ATGAACGGCAGCCTTCCCACGGCGGCGCGGATGAGCAGGGAGGAAGAAGTTTCCATCATGGTGTCAGCTTTGAAGAATGTCATAGCAGGTGTTGGAGGCGCTGATGCCACTGAAAATGATCAGCTGACTGAATCTTCGTGGCATTTCGATGGAGGCGCCGCCACAACTTCTTCTGGGGTTTCTTTGTCTGTTTCTGAGGATGGGGAGACTTGTGGGTTATGCAGAATCGATGGGTGTCTGGGGTGCAATCTTTTCATGGACGAGGAGAGTTATAACGTTCCTGACAAGGCGGAGGAGAGGAAGAGAAAGAAGAAGCGGAAGAACTACAGAGGGGTGAGGCAGCGGCCGTGGGGAAAATGGGCGGCCGAGATAAGAGATCCCCGTCAGGCGAAGCGTGTATGGCTCGGGACATTTGAGACGGCGGAGGATGCAGCTAGAGCTTACGATAGGAAGGCGATCGAGTTCCGCGGCCCTAGAGCGAAGCTCAATTTCCCGTTTGCAGACTACACCACGGACGCTACCCCCTACAACACGACGCCGATCACATGA
- the LOC142505867 gene encoding cold-regulated protein 27-like isoform X1, whose translation MEGNCLPEMPSAPRGDFGCVNELTRSNLDTLAPNGEDILRRTAKALPDDCAQWTNEKHSSYLTHLEVSFVKHLHCSMDLLVQNSGKNQVDRNISRKRPANVQTAAEQFTVSRDGYCPSINNERDQPFSHVSSDTHNSLSSRCTDNFKCIQRYRQPLSADMHQFLKLHCMKKHNNGKVIVSPQLATCSKQFSACKPVKADSFHLMKEGMGQNFVDQDNSNNNSQAKRLKTALADCDTRNSIKQMTELF comes from the exons ATGGAAGGAAATTGTCTGCCGGAAATGCCGTCGGCGCCGCGGGGGGATTTTGGTTGCGTTAATGAGTTAACTCGGTCGAACTTGGACACTTTAGCTCCGAATGGCGAAGATATTTTACGTCGCACGGCGAAAGCGCTGCCG GATGACTGCGCTCAGTGGACAAACGAGAAGCACAGTTCATATCTTACTCATTTGGAAGTGTCATTTGTAAAACATTTGCATTGTTCAATGGATTTGCTTGTGCAGAACTCTGGGAAGAACCAAGTAGAcagaaatatttctcgaaagcGACCAGCGAATGTCCAAACTGCTGCTGAGCAG TTTACTGTTTCAAGGGATGGTTATTGTCCAAGCATCAATAATGAAAGAGACCAGCCTTTTTCCCATGTTTCTTCTGATACCCATAATTCTCTCTCGAGTCGTTGCACAGATAATTTCAAATGCATCCAAAGGTATCGCCAGCCACTATCAGCTGACATGCATCAATTCCTAAAGCTTCACTGTATGAAGAAACACAACAATGGAAAAGTGATAGTCTCTCCTCAGTTGGCAACATGTTCGAAGCAATTTTCTGCCTGTAAACCAGTAAAAGCTGATTCATTTCACTTAATGAAAG AGGGTATGGGGCAGAATTTTGTGGATCAAGATAATTCAAATAACAATTCTCAGGCAAAGAGATTGAAGACAGCATTAGCAG ATTGTGACACTAGAAATTCCATAAAACAGATGACTGAGCTGTTTTAA
- the LOC142505349 gene encoding coatomer subunit delta-like isoform X2: MSRIRIEGYLAAFPKLVGTGKQHTYVETENVRYVYQPIESLYLLLVTNKQSNILEDLETLRLLSKLVPEYSYTLDEEGIGNTAFEILFAFDEVISLGHRENVTVAQVKQYCEMESHEEKLHKLVLQSKINETKDVMKRKASEIDKIKIERNRGDKGGFMSLQSMGSGRIDTGFGSDTSISSNSGGFGSGSVFGLSTDLEPQSSTSKGRPPASASAPPKGLGMKLGKTQRTNQFLESLKAEGDVIIEDVRQCIGQSKPVAPPPSDPVTLIVEEKLNVTLKQDGGIGSFDLQGTLSLQILNQDDGLIQVQIETGGNPGIHFKTHPNVNKELFSGENILGLKDPNKPFPTGQGGDGVGLLKWRMQSADESFLPLSINCWLSVSGNETYVNLEYEVPPMLDLQNVVISIPLPALRDPPRVQQIDGEWRYDSRKSILEWAIVLIDNSNRSGSMEFVIPAVDTSELFPISVRFTSTSTFSDLKVINILPLKGGNPPKFSQRKLLSTENYQVV; this comes from the exons ATGTCTCGGATACGAATTGAGGGATACCTTGCAGCCTTCCCCAAATTGGTTGGAACAGGAAAACAGCACACATATGTTGAGACTGAAAATGTTCGTTATGTTTACCAGCCGATAGAGTCCCTGTACTTGCTTCTTGTCACAAATAAACAGAGCAACattcttgaagatttggagacattgaGGCTACTTTCAAAGCTT GTTCCTGAATATTCTTATACACTAGATGAAGAGGGCATTGGCAATACCGCTTTTGAGATTCTTTTTGCGTTTGACGAGGTCATCTCTCTGGGACACAGAGAAAATGTTACAGTTGCACAAGTCAAACAGTACTGTGAGATGGAAAGTCATGAAGAGAAATTGCATAAGCTGGTATTACAAAGCAAAATCAACGAGACTAAGGATGTCATGAAGCGTAAAGCTAGTGAAATTGACAAAATCAAG ATTGAGAGGAATAGGGGTGATAAAGGAGGATTCATGTCTTTGCAGTCAATGGGTTCTGGAAGAATTGACACTGGCTTTGGCAGTGACACCAGCATATCTAGTAATAGTGGTGGTTTTGGGAGTGGCTCAGTCTTTGGATTAAGCACAGACTTGGAACCCCAATCCTCTACTTCTAAAG GTCGTCCACCAGCATCTGCATCAGCTCCACCAAAAGGTCTTGGTATGAAGCTGGGGAAAACTCAAAGGACCAACCAATTTTTGGAATCTCTCAAAGCTGAAGGTGACGTGATTATTGAAGATGTGAGACAATGCATTGGTCAGTCCAAACCAGTTGCACCACCACCCAGTGATCCTGTTACATTAATTGTCGAAGAAAAGCTTAATGTAACTTTAAAGCAGGATGGTGGTATTGGAAGCTTTGATTTGCAGGGTACACTGTCACTCCAAATACTTAACCAAGACGACGGACTCATCCAAGTCCAG aTTGAAACTGGTGGCAATCCAGGAATCCATTTTAAAACACACCCCAATGTCAACAAAGAACTGTTTTCGGGTGAAAATATACTAGGTCTCAAGGATCCAAATAAGCCATTCCCTACTGGTCAAGGTGGTGATGGTGTTGGTCTGCTGAAGTGGAGAATGCAGAGTGCGGATGAGTcttttttaccattatcaa TTAACTGCTGGCTCTCTGTTTCTGGAAACGAAACCTATGTAAACTTGGAGTATGAAGTTCCACCAATGTTAGATCTACAAAATGTTGTCATTTCAATTCCTCTTCCTGCTCTGCGAGATCCACCAAGAGTACAACAGATTGATGGGGAGTGGAG GTATGATTCCAGAAAGTCTATTTTAGAGTGGGCTATCGTGCTCATTGATAACTCAAATCGCAG TGGATCCATGGAATTTGTAATTCCTGCAGTAGACACTTCTGAGCTTTTCCCAATTTCTGTGCGTTTTACTTCTACAAGCACTTTCAGTGATCTCAAG GTTATCAACATTTTACCACTGAAGGGAGGGAATCCACCAAAATTTTCCCAGAGAAAACTGCTTTCTACAGAAAATTACCAAGTTGTGTGA
- the LOC142505134 gene encoding protein CYPRO4-like codes for MGGSHSREGLEISDSSENSDEDGVEEQNSEEYVDADDRIPKVSAKILDDVDSRLQALKLKYPKDPSFSPRKPVNLENAVKLYLHIGGNTPNAKWVVSEKLAHYEFVMKLDAAAESDEDDDNDDEGGLRGGRRFWVLKVGNKIRVKVSTDLQLKYFGEQRRVDFVEGGVWAMKFFTDVDYRNFVTKFQDCLFENVYGLRPTDENKLKTYGKDFIGWLKPEESDDSMWEDADDGDWRTPEKRPMEFSVRDGHDLLEEFEEAATGGGIQSLALGALDNSFLVGDSGVQVVKNFSHGIHGKGVYVKFDDQKLGSGGGNSGATPKKALLMRGETNMMLMSPLKEGKPYSSGLHQLDIETGKIVTNWKFEKDGTDITISDITSDAKGSQLDPSESTFLGLDDNRLCQWDMRDKKGIVQNIANSKSPVLHWNQGHQFSRGTNFQCFATAGDGSIVIGSLDGKIRLYSRTSMRQAKTAFPGLGSPITSVDVTYDGKWVLGTTDTYLILICTLFTDKDGKTKTGFSGRMGNKIPAPRLLKLTPVDAHLAGSGSKFHAGHFSWVTESGKQEKHLVATVGKFSVVWNFQQVKNSGHHCYQNQQGLKSCYCYRIVPKDESIIESRFMHDKFAFSNSPEAPLVVATPQKITSFSMSGKR; via the exons ATGGGAGGTTCACATAGTCGTGAAGGACTTGAGATTTCTGATTCATCTGAAAATTCTGACGAGGATGGGGTAGAGGAGCAGAATTCGGAAGAATATGTTGATGCGGATGATCGGATTCCAAAGGTGAGTGCGAAAATCTTAGATGACGTTGATTCTAGGCTTCAGGCTTTAAAGCTGAAATACCCGAAAGACCCGTCTTTTTCGCCTAGAAAACCTGTGAATCTCGAAAATGCTGTTAAGCTTTACCTTCATATTGGTGGAAACACGCCGAACGCGAAATGGGTAGTTTCCGAAAAGCTTGCTCATTATGAGTTTGTTATGAAATTGGATGCTGCGGCCGAAAGTGACGAggatgatgataatgatgacGAAGGTGGATTACGTGGAGGTCGGAGATTTTGGGTTTTGAAGGTAGGAAATAAAATTAGAGTGAAAGTTTCTACTGATTTGCAGTTGAAATATTTTGGGGAGCAGAGGCGGGTTGATTTTGTGGAAGGTGGAGTTTGGGCCATGAAGTTTTTTACGGATGTGGACTACAGAAACTTCGTGACTAAATTTCAGGATTGTTTGTTTGAGAACGTTTATGGTTTGAGGCCGACAGacgaaaataaattgaagacTTACGGGAAAGATTTCATTGGATGGTTAAAGCCAGAGGAGTCGGATGATTCTATGTGGGAGGATGCAGATGATGGGGACTGGAGGACTCCGGAGAAGAGGCCGATGGAATTTTCGGTGAGAGATGGCCATGACTTGTTAGAGGAGTTTGAGGAAGCAGCCACCGGTGGTGGGATTCAGAGCTTGGCTTTAGGGGCGTTGGATAATAGTTTCTTGGTTGGTGATTCAGGGGTTCAAGTTGTGAAGAACTTTAGCCATGGGATTCATGGGAAGGGGGTCTATGTGAAGTTTGATGACCAAAAGTTAGGGTCTGGTGGTGGGAACTCTGGAGCGACTCCTAAAAAGGCCCTCTTGATGAGGGGAGAAACAAATATGATGCTAATGAGTCCCCTGAAGGAAGGAAAACCTTACTCCTCAGGGCTCCACCAATTGGATATTGAGACTGGAAAGATTGTCACAAATTGGAAGTTTGAGAAGGATGGCACTGATATTACGATAAGTGATATTACAAGTGATGCAAAGGGGTCTCAGTTGGACCCATCGGAGTCAACTTTCCTGGGTCTGGATGATAATAGATTGTGTCAGTGGGATATGCGTGACAAGAAGGGGATAGTTCAAAATATCGCAAACTCGAAATCTCCTGTATTGCATTGGAATCAAGGGCATCAGTTTTCAAGAGGCAcaaattttcaatgttttgcaACTGCTGGGGATGGATCTATAGTTATTGGTTCGCTTGATGGGAAAATAAGATTATACTCGAGGACTTCAATGAGGCAGGCAAAGACTGCTTTTCCTGGGCTTGGTTCACCTATTACTTCAGTTGATGTTACTTATGATGGTAAATGGGTGTTGGGAACCACTGACACTTATTTGATCTTGATATGCACCTTATTCACTGATAAGGATGGTAAAACTAAGACTGGTTTTAGCGGCCGAATGGGGAACAAAATCCCAGCTCCAAGGTTGCTGAAGCTGACCCCTGTGGATGCCCATTTGGCTGGATCTGGTAGTAAGTTCCATGCTGGACATTTCTCTTGG GTTACTGAAAGCGGGAAACAAGAAAAACATTTAGTTGCAACAGTTGGAAAATTCAGTGTCGTGTGGAACTTTCAGCAGGTGAAGAACAGTGGACACCATTgctaccagaatcagcaagggCTAAAGAGCTGCTACTGCTACAGAATTGTTCCCAAGGATGAGTCCATCATCGAAAGTCGGTTCATGCACGATAAGTTCGCATTCAGCAACTCTCCGGAAGCTCCACTGGTCGTTGCGACGCCCCAGAAAATTACATCCTTCAGCATGTCTGGCAAGCGATGA